The Brassica oleracea var. oleracea cultivar TO1000 chromosome C6, BOL, whole genome shotgun sequence genome includes a region encoding these proteins:
- the LOC106298976 gene encoding gibberellin 2-beta-dioxygenase 1, whose product MKTVKHTFIAMTILPKPVEEPKSVFSPIPVIDISDPESKHALVKACEDFGFFKVINHGVPSELVSVLEHEAVEFFSLPTSDKNQVAGYPFGYGNGKIGRNGDVGWVEYLLMNVNLDIGSDPFLPALLNNRETIRNAVLEYTTSMRKMTCDVLEMMTDGLGIKPRNTLSKLVSDQNSDSKFRLNHYPPCPLINENIDGGNNVIGFGEHTDPQILSVLRSNNTSGFQINLTNGSWISVPSDPSSFFFNVCDTLQVLTNGRFKSVKHRVLTNSMTSRVSMIYFAGPSLTQRISPLTCLMNNEDESLYEEFTWSEYKSSAYSSRLSDNRLQPFERKLFPLND is encoded by the exons ATGAAAACTGTGAAACATACATTTATAGCAATGACGATATTGCCTAAACCGGTCGAAGAACCAAAATCCGTGTTTTCTCCAATCCCGGTTATAGATATCTCTGACCCAGAGTCCAAACACGCCCTGGTAAAAGCCTGTGAAGACTTTGGGTTCTTCAAGGTGATCAACCATGGAGTACCCTCGGAGCTAGTATCTGTTTTGGAACACGAGGCTGTCGAGTTCTTCTCATTGCCCACGTCCGACAAAAACCAAGTCGCAGGTTATCCCTTTGGATACGGGAACGGAAAGATTGGTCGGAATGGTGACGTTGGTTGGGTTGAGTACTTGTTGATGAATGTCAATCTTGATATCGGTTCGGATCCGTTCCTTCCGGCTCTCTTGAATAACCGAGAAACTATAAG GAACGCAGTGTTGGAGTACACAACATCAATGAGGAAAATGACATGTGATGTTTTGGAGATGATGACTGATGGGTTAGGGATCAAACCGAGGAACACACTTAGCAAGCTTGTCTCTGATCAAAACAGTGACTCGAAATTCAGACTTAATCATTATCCACCATGCCCTCTCATCAACGAAAATATCGATGGTGGCAACAATGTGATAGGTTTTGGAGAACACACTGATCCTCAAATCTTATCTGTCTTAAGGTCTAACAACACTTCTGGTTTCCAAATCAATCTAACTAATGGCTCCTGGATATCTGTCCCTTCAGATCCGTCCTCCTTCTTCTTCAACGTCTGCGACACTCTCCAG GTGTTGACAAATGGGAGATTCAAGAGCGTGAAGCATAGGGTTTTAACGAACAGCATGACATCTAGGGTTTCTATGATTTACTTTGCTGGACCTTCGTTGACTCAAAGAATCTCTCCATTGACTTGTCTTATGAACAACGAGGACGAGAGTTTGTACGAAGAGTTCACTTGGTCTGAGTATAAAAGCTCTGCCTACAGCTCTAGGTTGTCTGATAATAGGCTTCAGCCATTTGAAAGGAAACTGTTTCCGTTGAATGATTGA
- the LOC106299768 gene encoding 9-cis-epoxycarotenoid dioxygenase NCED9, chloroplastic — protein MASTSTTLLPSTSTQFLDRSSRHNLQSLSFSSSSTLGNKKLNPCSVSFSNNKTFSISSSLQSPATYQPPSWKKLCNDVASLITKTTSHNPIQRTAATILDAVENAMVSHERRRHPLPKTADPAVQIAGNFFPVPEQPVKHNLPVTGTVPKCIQGVYVRNGANPLHKPTSGHHLFDGDGMIHAVRFNNGSVSYSCRFTETNRFVQERELGRSVFPKAIGELHGHLGIAKLMLFNARGLFGLLDPTQGLGVANAGLVYFNGHLLAMSEDDLPYHVKVTQTGDLETSGRYDFDGQLKSTMIAHPKLDPETRELFALSYDVVSKPYLKYFRFASDGRKSPDVEIPLDQPTMIHDFAITENFVVVPDQQVVFRLPEMIRGGSPVVYDKNKKSRFGVLSKYAEDASSMRWIEVEDCFCFHLWNAWEEAETDEVVVIGSCMTPPDSIFNEHDETLQSVLSEIRLNLKTGESTRRPVISEKLNLEAGMVNRNLLGRKTRFAYLALTEPWPKVSGFAKVDLSTGEVQKYIYGDGKFGGEPLFMPEGSSDATEDSGYVMVFVHDEENVRSELQIINAVSLKLEATVTLPSRVPYGFHGTFISNEDLLKQALC, from the coding sequence ATGGCTTCTACTTCTACTACCTTACTTCCTTCTACTTCAACCCAGTTTCTTGATCGTTCTTCTAGACACAATCTTCAATCCTTATCATTCTCCTCTTCATCAACACTCGGAAACAAGAAACTAAACCCCTGTTCTGTTTCCTTCTCCAACAATAAAACCTTCTCCATCTCGTCTTCTCTCCAGTCTCCGGCGACATATCAACCACCGTCTTGGAAGAAACTATGCAACGACGTCGCCTCCTTGATCACCAAAACAACGAGTCACAACCCGATACAGAGAACCGCCGCTACGATCTTAGACGCGGTGGAGAACGCCATGGTTTCCCACGAGCGCCGCCGTCATCCGCTCCCTAAAACGGCGGACCCCGCCGTGCAAATTGCCGGAAACTTCTTCCCGGTTCCGGAGCAACCGGTCAAGCACAACCTTCCGGTGACGGGAACAGTGCCAAAATGTATCCAAGGAGTCTACGTCAGAAACGGAGCTAACCCGCTTCACAAACCGACCTCCGGCCACCATTTATTCGACGGAGACGGTATGATTCACGCGGTCCGGTTTAATAACGGTTCGGTTAGTTATTCGTGCCGGTTTACCGAAACAAACCGGTTTGTTCAAGAGCGAGAGCTCGGCCGGTCTGTTTTCCCCAAAGCGATAGGAGAGCTTCACGGACACTTGGGGATCGCTAAGCTTATGCTATTTAACGCACGTGGGCTTTTCGGTTTACTCGACCCGACCCAAGGACTCGGTGTGGCTAATGCCGGTTTAGTCTATTTCAACGGTCATCTCTTAGCAATGTCCGAAGACGATTTACCGTACCACGTAAAAGTCACCCAAACCGGAGATTTAGAAACCTCGGGCCGGTACGATTTCGACGGTCAGCTAAAATCGACAATGATCGCCCACCCGAAACTCGACCCGGAAACCCGCGAGCTATTCGCTCTCAGCTACGACGTCGTTTCGAAGCCTTACTTAAAATACTTCAGATTCGCATCGGACGGTCGCAAATCCCCCGACGTCGAGATCCCGCTCGACCAACCGACGATGATCCACGACTTCGCGATCACGGAGAACTTCGTCGTGGTTCCGGACCAGCAAGTGGTGTTCAGGCTACCGGAGATGATCCGCGGCGGCTCTCCGGTGGTTTACGACAAAAACAAGAAATCAAGATTCGGTGTTTTGAGCAAATACGCTGAAGACGCTTCGTCGATGCGGTGGATCGAGGTGGAAGACTGCTTCTGTTTCCATCTCTGGAACGCTTGGGAAGAGGCGGAGACAGACGAGGTCGTCGTCATCGGGTCATGCATGACGCCGCCCGACTCGATATTCAACGAACACGACGAAACACTTCAGAGTGTTTTGTCGGAGATAAGACTAAACCTGAAAACAGGGGAGTCCACGCGTCGGCCGGTTATCTCCGAGAAATTAAATCTCGAAGCCGGTATGGTAAACCGGAATCTTTTAGGTAGAAAAACGCGGTTCGCTTACCTTGCTTTAACCGAACCGTGGCCTAAAGTGTCCGGTTTCGCGAAAGTGGACTTATCTACCGGAGAAGTTCAAAAATATATATACGGTGACGGTAAGTTCGGAGGAGAGCCTCTGTTTATGCCGGAGGGTTCCAGTGACGCCACAGAAGACAGTGGTTACGTTATGGTTTTTGTTCACGACGAGGAAAATGTGAGATCTGAACTACAAATCATAAATGCAGTTAGTCTGAAGCTCGAAGCTACGGTTACGCTTCCATCGAGAGTTCCTTATGGTTTCCACGGAACTTTTATCAGCAATGAAGATTTATTGAAGCAAGCTTTGTGTTAA
- the LOC106299269 gene encoding glutathione S-transferase U21-like translates to MADEVILLNFWPSIFGMRTTIALEEKGVKYEYREEEDVINNKTRLLLEMNPVHKKIPVLIHNGKPVCESIVQVQYIDEIWPEKNPFLPKDPYQRAQALFWADFIEKKVCVCGRRVWTTKGEELEAANKEFLELLKILQSELGDKPYFGGDKFGFVDIVLIGFFCWFPAYEKFGNYSMESECSKLMAWGKRCMQRDSVANSLPDPERVIGYVLHLKKLFGLE, encoded by the exons ATGGCGGATGAAGTAATTCTTCTCAACTTCTGGCCAAGTATATTCGGAATGAGAACGACGATTGCTTTGGAAGAGAAAGGAGTCAAGTACGAGTATAGAGAAGAAGAGGATGTGATCAACAACAAAACTCGCTTGCTTCTTGAGATGAATCCGGTTCACAAGAAAATCCCGGTTCTCATCCACAACGGTAAACCAGTCTGCGAATCTATCGTACAAGTTCAGTACATCGACGAGATCTGGCCCGAAAAGAACCCATTCCTCCCTAAAGATCCATACCAGAGAGCTCAAGCTTTATTCTGGGCTGATTTCATCGAGAAGAAG GTGTGTGTTTGTGGGAGGAGGGTTTGGACAACGAAAGGTGAGGAGCTAGAAGCAGCTAATAAGGAGTTTCTTGAACTACTCAAGATTCTTCAATCTGAGCTTGGAGATAAACCTTACTTTGGTGGTGATAAATTCGGGTTTGTAGACATTGTCCTGATTGGATTCTTTTGTTGGTTTCCTGCATACGAGAAGTTTGGTAACTATAGCATGGAATCAGAGTGTTCGAAACTGATGGCTTGGGGTAAAAGGTGCATGCAGAGAGACAGTGTAGCTAATTCTTTGCCTGATCCAGAGAGAGTTATTGGATACGTTTTACATCTTAAGAAGCTATTTGGGCTCGAGTAA
- the LOC106299120 gene encoding glutathione S-transferase U22-like has translation MADEVILLDYWASPFGMRARIALREKGVKFECREENLRDKSPLLLQMNPVHKKIPVLIHNGKPVCESMNVVQYIDEVWSGKNSIFPSDPYQRAQARFWIDFIDTKVYEPADKIWSTTGEVQETAKKDFIEALKILEAELGDKPYFGGDNFGFVDIAMTGYYSWFEPFEKCANFSIESECPTLMASAKRCLQRESVVNSIPNPDELFALALKLRKEYGV, from the exons ATGGCCGATGAAGTGATCCTTCTAGATTACTGGGCGAGCCCATTTGGTATGAGAGCTAGGATCGCTCTGAGAGAGAAAGGAGTCAAGTTTGAGTGTAGAGAAGAGAATCTGAGAGACAAGAGTCCCTTGCTTCTCCAGATGAATCCGGTTCACAAGAAGATTCCAGTTCTGATCCATAATGGTAAACCGGTCTGTGAATCAATGAACGTGGTTCAGTACATAGACGAGGTCTGGTCCGGTAAAAACTCTATCTTCCCTTCTGATCCATACCAGAGAGCCCAAGCCAGGTTCTGGATCGATTTCATTGATACCAAG GTGTACGAGCCAGCTGACAAGATATGGAGTACAACAGGCGAGGTACAAGAGACGGCCAAAAAAGACTTTATCGAAGCACTCAAGATCCTTGAAGCTGAGCTTGGAGATAAACCCTACTTTGGTGGAGATAACTTTGGATTCGTAGATATTGCCATGACTGGTTATTACAGCTGGTTCGAACCATTTGAGAAGTGCGCTAACTTCAGCATCGAATCAGAGTGTCCAACACTGATGGCTTCAGCCAAGAGGTGTTTGCAGAGAGAAAGCGTGGTTAACTCCATCCCTAACCCTGACGAGCTCTTTGCCTTAGCCCTTAAACTTAGGAAGGAGTATGGTGTCTGA
- the LOC106296468 gene encoding uncharacterized protein LOC106296468 yields MGNKLVGRKRQVVEERYTKPQGLYVNTDVDIKKLRKLIVESKLAPCYPGDDESCHELEECPICFLFYPSLNRSRCCMKSICTECFLQMKNPNSARPTQCPFCKTPNYAVEYRGVKTKEEKGMEQVEEQRVIEAKIRMRQKEMEDDEEKMQKRMESSCSSSASAMTGEMEYGSASAMSYNDPMEEPETSSQNVSVARQRSRRPQGNRDDEAEADLEELMVMEAIWLSMQETGMQRDSGGGGVTPFRQYVSEEDHSYAEPATPSSSSGGLACAISALAEQRQQIIGESSNHNHNVNVASYSMLPGNCDSYYDIEQDADDIDHYHHYNHYQNNTEMGETGSNSSYMNGGESYHNFPLPPPPPLVIAPESFEEQMMMAMAVSLAEVHATTTTSAPTEVTWQ; encoded by the exons ATGGGTAATAAGCTGGTGGGGAGGAAGAGGCAAGTGGTGGAAGAAAGGTACACAAAGCCACAAGGCTTGTATGTGAATACAGATGTCGACATTAAGAAGCTTAGGAAACTCATTGTTGAGTCTAAGCTCGCTCCTTGCTACCCTGGGGACGACGAGAGCTGCCACGAGCTCGAGGAATGCCCCATTTGCTTCCTG TTCTATCCTAGCCTCAATAGATCAAGATGTTGCATGAAAAGCATTTGTACAG AGTGTTTTTTGCAAATGAAGAATCCTAACTCAGCTCGGCCTACTCA GTGCCCCTTTTGTAAAACACCAAACTATGCTGTTGAGTACCGTGGAGTAAAGACCAAGGAGGAAAAGGGCATGGAACAAGTT GAAGAGCAAAGGGTTATAGAAGCGAAAATAAGGATGAGGCAGAAAGAAATGGAGGATGATGAAGAGAAAATGCAGAAACGTATGGAATCATCATGTTCCTCTAGCGCAAGCGCCATGACTGGTGAAATGGAATACGGTTCTGCTTCAG CAATGTCTTATAATGATCCCATGGAAGAACCTGAAACTTCATCACAGAACGTGTCAGTTGCTAGACAGCGCTCCCGCCGCCCTCAAGGAAACAG GGATGATGAGGCTGAAGCTGACCTTGAAGAGTTGATGGTCATGGAAGCAATATGGCTCTCCATGCAG GAAACAGGGATGCAGAGAGATTCAGGTGGTGGGGGAGTGACACCTTTTAGGCAGTATGTATCAGAAGAAGATCATAGTTATGCAGAACCAGCAACCCCGTCTTCATCATCTGGTGGACTTGCTTGTGCAATCTCTGCACTTGCTGAGCAACGCCAGCAAATAATTGGAGAATCCTCTAATCACAATCACAACGTCAACGTTGCTTCATACAGTATGCTTCCTGGCAACTGCGACAGTTACTACGACATAGAACAAGACGCAGATGACATTGACCACTATCATCATTATAATCACTACCAAAACAACACCGAGATGGGAGAAACAGGGAGCAACAGCTCTTACATGAACGGCGGCGAGAGCTACCACAACTTTCCTCTTCCACCACCTCCTCCTCTGGTGATTGCTCCAGAGAGTTTTGAGGAGCAGATGATGATGGCTATGGCTGTGTCTTTGGCAGAGGTTCATGCCACGACCACCACAAGCGCACCAACTGAAGTTACTTGGCAATAA
- the LOC106299634 gene encoding exopolygalacturonase, protein MANTVCCLTLILFIASLASGVSAAAPAGRMIFDVRSYGARGDGKTDNANAFTRAWKDACQWKGSARVFVPLGTFYLGGVTFVGPCQNRISFIIKGTLLAPKDANAIKQDTWIIFRYVDYLTVSGGGTLDGQGTSAWRLNDCTRNPNCRPLPMNIAFQFVRFSRISRIKSINSKMGHLNFFAVEYFEITRVSIRAPADSPNTDGIKIGSSHHMKIHDVFIGTGDDCIAILSGTTNLDVFSVKCGPGHGISVGSLGRFKDEKSVYGISVRDSVFTGTSNGVRIKTWAPSASRNIVSNFTFQNLQMINVGSPIIIDQQYCPNNQCTKNSHSQVQIENVKFNNIWGTSTDKVAVKLQCSQTAPCKDVELAGINLVHRGVDGPATALCENVSGRTRGKISPPSCI, encoded by the exons ATGGCTAACACCGTTTGTTGTCTCACGTTAATTTTGTTCATCGCTTCTCTAGCAAGTGGCGTTTCAGCCGCTGCTCCCGCCGGAAGAATGATATTCGACGTCCGAAGCTACGGTGCTCGTGGTGACGGCAAAACAGATAACGCCAAT GCGTTTACAAGGGCGTGGAAAGATGCGTGCCAATGGAAAGGAAGCGCTAGAGTGTTCGTACCACTGGGAACGTTCTACCTCGGTGGTGTAACATTCGTGGGACCATGCCAAAATCGCATTAGTTTCATCATCAAAGGAACTTTGTTAGCACCTAAAGATGCTAACGCCATCAAACAAGACACGTGGATTATTTTCAGGTACGTAGACTATCTCACGGTCTCAGGCGGAGGCACTCTTGACGGCCAAGGAACCAGCGCGTGGCGACTCAACGACTGCACCAGAAACCCTAACTGCCGCCCTCTACCGATGAACATTGCTTTCCAGTTCGTGAGATTCTCGAGAATCAGCCGCATCAAATCTATCAACAGCAAAATGGGTCACCTCAACTTCTTCGCAGTGGAATATTTTGAGATTACACGTGTCAGTATTAGGGCTCCTGCAGATAGCCCTAACACTGACGGGATCAAGATTGGTTCGTCGCACCACATGAAGATTCACGACGTCTTCATTGGAACCGGAGACGACTGTATCGCGATCTTGTCAGGAACCACTAATTTGGATGTATTTAGTGTCAAGTGCGGACCGGGTCATGGGATCAGCGTTGGAAGCCTTGGGAGGTTTAAAGATGAGAAGAGCGTTTATGGAATATCAGTTAGGGACTCGGTCTTTACCGGTACGAGTAATGGAGTACGTATCAAGACATGGGCTCCTTCGGCGTCACGGAACATTGTTTCGAATTTTACTTTCCAGAATCTCCAGATGATCAATGTCGGAAGCCCAATCATCATAGATCAACAGTACTGTCCTAACAACCAGTGTACCAAAAAT TCCCATTCTCAGGTTCAGATAGAAAACGTGAAGTTCAATAACATTTGGGGGACTTCGACGGACAAAGTGGCCGTGAAGTTGCAATGTAGCCAGACGGCTCCTTGCAAAGACGTTGAGCTAGCCGGAATTAACTTGGTGCACCGTGGAGTTGACGGTCCAGCCACCGCTTTGTGTGAGAATGTTTCTGGTCGGACTCGTGGCAAGATTTCACCTCCTTCTTGCATTTGA
- the LOC106298749 gene encoding glutathione S-transferase U21-like: MAEEVILLNFWPSMFGMRTMIALKEKEVKYEHREEDLINNKSALLLEMNPIYKKIPVLIHNGKPVCESVIQVQYIDEIWSDKNPLLPKDPYQRAQALFWADFIDKKLYVCGRKTWATKGEELEEAKKEFIDILKTLQSELGDKPYFGGNSFGFLDIVLIGFYSWFPAYQKFGNFSIEPECSILMDWGKRCLERESVATSLPDPERIGGFILQLKKLYRIE; this comes from the exons ATGGCTGAAGAGGTGATCCTTCTGAACTTCTGGCCGAGCATGTTTGGGATGAGGACTATGATTGCGTTGAAGGAGAAAGAAGTGAAGTATGAACACAGAGAAGAAGATCTGATCAACAACAAGAGTGCCTTGCTTCTTGAGATGAATCCTATCTACAAGAAGATACCGGTTCTCATCCACAATGGTAAACCAGTCTGTGAATCTGTCATACAGGTCCAGTACATAGACGAGATCTGGTCCGACAAGAACCCTTTACTTCCTAAAGATCCTTACCAGAGAGCTCAAGCCTTGTTTTGGGCTGACTTCATTGACAAGAAG TTGTATGTTTGTGGGAGAAAGACTTGGGCAACAAAGGGTGAGGAGCTAGAAGAAGCCAAAAAGGAGTTCATTGACATACTAAAGACTCTTCAATCTGAGCTTGGAGATAAACCTTACTTTGGTGGCAATTCATTCGGGTTTTTAGACATTGTCCTGATTGGATTCTACAGTTGGTTTCCAGCGTACCAGAAGTTTGGTAACTTCAGCATCGAACCAGAGTGTTCTATTCTGATGGATTGGGGCAAGAGGTGTCTGGAGAGGGAGAGCGTAGCTACATCCTTGCCTGATCCTGAGAGAATTGGTGGATTCATTTTACAGCTTAAGAAGCTATATAGGATCGAGTAA
- the LOC106300984 gene encoding 14-3-3-like protein GF14 omega, which produces MAVSAREEYVYMAKLAEQAERYEEMVEFMEKVSASVDGDELTVEERNLLSVAYKNVIGARRASWRIISSIEQKEESRGNDDHVKAIRDYRGKIETELSGICDGILKLLDDRLVPAAGSGDSKVFYLKMKGDYHRYLAEFKTGQERKDAAENTLSAYKAAQDIANAELAPTHPIRLGLALNFSVFYYEILNSPDRACSLAKQAFDEAIAELDTLGEESYKDSTLIMQLLRDNLTLWTSDMQDDDAGEEIKEASAPKPTEEQ; this is translated from the exons ATGGCGGTTTCCGCGCGTGAGGAGTACGTGTACATGGCCAAGCTCGCGGAGCAAGCCGAGCGCTACGAGGAGATGGTGGAGTTCATGGAGAAAGTCTCCGCGTCCGTCGACGGCGACGAGCTCACCGTCGAGGAGCGAAACCTCCTCTCCGTGGCGTACAAGAACGTGATCGGCGCCCGGCGCGCCTCGTGGCGAATCATCTCCTCGATCGAGCAGAAGGAGGAGAGCCGCGGCAACGACGACCACGTCAAGGCGATCCGAGACTACAGGGGGAAGATCGAGACCGAGCTCTCGGGGATCTGCGACGGGATCCTCAAGCTGCTTGACGATAGGCTCGTCCCCGCCGCTGGTTCCGGCGATTCGAAGGTGTTTTACCTGAAGATGAAGGGGGATTACCATAGGTACTTGGCGGAGTTTAAGACTGGTCAGGAGAGGAAAGACGCCGCTGAGAATACTCTCTCTGCTTACAAGGCTGCTCAG GATATTGCAAATGCAGAGCTAGCTCCAACTCACCCTATCCGTCTTGGTCTGGCATTGAACTTCTCTGTGTTCTACTACGAGATCCTTAACTCTCCTGATCGTGCCTGCAGCCTCGCCAAACAG GCTTTTGATGAAGCCATTGCAGAGTTGGACACTCTAGGTGAAGAGTCGTACAAAGACAGCACCTTGATCATGCAGCTTCTTCGTGACAACCTCACTCTCTGGACATCCGACATGCAG GATGATGATGCTGGGGAGGAGATCAAGGAAGCATCAGCTCCAAAGCCGACTGAGGAACAGTAG
- the LOC106298178 gene encoding VQ motif-containing protein 9-like yields the protein IKKLITSFLIRRRNSRLITAISTSTSHLYTTSTKTTSETWSKNSPAHRPPPLINTAALVPHPSWSGGFVAPRPTAPLSPLPPLPPVHAAAESPVSSYMRYLQNSMFAMESNRREFSGLSPLAPLVSPRWYQQQQQENAPPPVNSGRPPSGTVSQAPPQSLGCLSSPKSPYGLLSPSLLLSPTSGQLGFPASPTTVPLPSPK from the coding sequence ATCAAGAAACTGATCACCAGTTTCCTCATCCGCCGCCGCAACAGCAGATTAATCACGGCAATCTCCACCAGCACCAGCCACCTGTATACAACATCAACAAAAACGACTTCAGAGACGTGGTCCAAAAACTCACCGGCTCACCGCCCTCCTCCCTTGATAAACACCGCCGCGCTCGTCCCTCATCCTAGCTGGAGCGGCGGATTCGTCGCCCCTAGACCGACGGCGCCGCTCTCTCCTCTCCCGCCGCTTCCTCCGGTCCACGCGGCGGCGGAATCGCCGGTGTCGTCGTACATGCGGTACCTTCAGAACTCGATGTTCGCGATGGAGTCGAATCGGAGGGAGTTCTCTGGCTTATCGCCGTTAGCTCCTTTGGTGTCGCCTCGTTGGTACCAGCAGCAGCAGCAGGAAAACGCTCCGCCGCCGGTAAACAGCGGTCGTCCTCCTTCGGGAACAGTCTCGCAAGCTCCGCCGCAATCGTTGGGGTGTTTAAGTTCGCCTAAATCGCCGTACGGATTGCTCTCGCCGAGCTTGCTTTTATCGCCGACGTCAGGTCAGTTAGGGTTTCCGGCGTCGCCGACGACGGTGCCGCTTCCGAGCCCTAAATAG